A part of Corynebacterium mustelae genomic DNA contains:
- a CDS encoding peptidoglycan D,D-transpeptidase FtsI family protein, giving the protein MLSRLRWVQVIAIGVCVLLAGRMAWVQLVWGPELSQKAADQRYRVYTDPARRGEIQDRSGQQLAYTMQARSLTVSPKNLRKELRYVANNDLAKSVDNYYGLSKEEREKRIDQKVLDYLDSYSEEIPRIIAETGASTSEIKSEEIRKKLDADTTYEVLVRNVDPDVAVSISEQHHGIAADIQDIRQYPNGSVASNVIGKISQDGQGQFGFEASNDSLLSGINGQTVVDVSTDGQIIPGTTRDQVAAMNGSDVTLTLDLDLQTYVQQQLEQAKTNSGAKGASAVVLDVETAEVLAMANTDAINPMGDIQKQLDRGKKFGNSTVSEPFEPGSVAKIITAAGVIEDRLSTPDEVLTVPGSIDMAGVNVKDAWDHGPTPYTTTGIFGKSSNVGTLMLAQRLGEQRFDSLLTGFGIGQTTGIELPSESAGLRPQLEQWSGGTFANLPIGQGMSLTLLQMAGVYQTLANGGERIEPRIVAEIRDNTGKVIEQPAPKKTRVVSESTARTVVDMFRSVVQSDPAGIQQGTGAGAAVEGYQIAGKTGTAQQVDPNTGAYSNSKYWITFAGIAPADNPRFVVALMLDNPTRGVHGEGGQSAAPLFHDIASWLLDRDNVPLSPPAEGQLVLQAQ; this is encoded by the coding sequence ATGCTGAGTAGGTTACGGTGGGTTCAAGTCATTGCCATAGGCGTGTGCGTATTACTGGCAGGTCGCATGGCGTGGGTGCAGTTGGTCTGGGGGCCAGAACTGAGCCAAAAGGCAGCTGATCAGCGGTATCGGGTGTACACAGACCCGGCACGGCGGGGAGAAATTCAAGATAGGTCTGGTCAGCAACTTGCTTATACCATGCAGGCGCGTTCGTTAACGGTGTCGCCGAAGAATTTGCGCAAGGAGCTGCGCTATGTGGCAAACAATGATTTAGCTAAATCCGTTGACAATTACTACGGGTTAAGCAAAGAGGAGCGCGAAAAGCGCATTGACCAAAAAGTGCTTGACTATTTGGACTCATATTCCGAGGAAATTCCGCGGATCATCGCTGAGACTGGGGCGTCGACAAGCGAGATCAAGTCGGAAGAAATCCGCAAGAAACTAGATGCGGACACAACCTACGAAGTATTGGTTCGCAACGTTGATCCAGACGTAGCTGTGTCGATTTCGGAACAACACCACGGAATTGCGGCGGATATTCAAGACATCCGTCAGTACCCCAATGGGTCAGTTGCATCCAATGTTATTGGAAAGATTAGCCAAGACGGCCAAGGACAGTTTGGCTTTGAAGCCTCTAATGATTCGTTGTTGTCTGGTATCAATGGGCAGACTGTGGTGGATGTTTCCACAGATGGGCAGATTATTCCTGGTACTACTCGTGATCAAGTCGCCGCCATGAACGGTTCTGATGTGACGTTGACCCTCGATTTGGATTTGCAAACATATGTCCAACAGCAGCTTGAGCAAGCCAAGACTAATTCCGGGGCGAAGGGCGCTTCGGCAGTTGTCCTTGATGTTGAAACCGCCGAGGTGCTAGCGATGGCTAACACTGACGCTATTAACCCAATGGGGGATATTCAAAAACAACTTGATCGAGGCAAGAAATTTGGCAATTCCACGGTTTCTGAGCCGTTTGAACCTGGCTCAGTTGCCAAGATCATCACGGCGGCAGGTGTGATCGAGGATAGGCTTTCCACCCCTGATGAAGTGCTGACGGTTCCCGGCTCCATTGATATGGCGGGTGTGAATGTGAAAGATGCATGGGATCATGGGCCAACTCCGTACACCACCACGGGCATCTTTGGTAAATCATCGAACGTGGGAACACTCATGTTGGCGCAACGGTTAGGCGAGCAACGGTTCGATTCGCTTTTGACTGGTTTTGGTATTGGGCAAACGACCGGAATTGAATTACCGAGTGAATCGGCTGGTCTGCGGCCACAATTGGAACAATGGTCAGGCGGTACGTTTGCCAACCTTCCTATTGGACAAGGCATGAGTTTGACGCTTTTGCAAATGGCAGGTGTGTATCAGACTCTGGCGAATGGTGGCGAACGAATAGAGCCGCGAATCGTGGCAGAAATCCGCGATAACACGGGCAAAGTGATCGAACAACCCGCACCGAAAAAGACTCGGGTGGTGTCTGAATCAACCGCACGCACGGTAGTGGATATGTTCCGTTCGGTTGTGCAATCAGATCCGGCTGGCATTCAACAAGGCACCGGTGCGGGTGCAGCAGTCGAGGGCTATCAGATTGCGGGCAAGACTGGTACCGCCCAGCAGGTTGACCCCAATACAGGTGCTTATTCCAATTCGAAATACTGGATTACTTTCGCAGGCATCGCGCCCGCCGACAATCCGCGATTTGTGGTGGCTTTGATGCTTGATAACCCAACTCGGGGTGTACATGGTGAAGGCGGCCAGTCCGCAGCGCCGCTGTTCCACGATATTGCTTCCTGGCTTCTTGATCGCGATAACGTCCCACTTTCGCCGCCAGCAGAAGGGCAATTGGTTTTACAGGCTCAGTAA
- the rsmH gene encoding 16S rRNA (cytosine(1402)-N(4))-methyltransferase RsmH has translation MVDPQQSTSKLQDELTANHGHVPVLRNRVTELLAPAIAHAGPGAVIIDGTLGAGGHSEFFLETFPDAYVIGLDRDVHALEAARRRLERFGDRFVGLHTRFDQFIQPMEEAAESGNVACKAALEQGIADALFDLGVSSMQLDQVARGFAYRVDAPLDMRMNDTEGITAADILNTYSHGDLARILKNYGDERFAGKIAKAIVKEREKRSFSTSARLVELLYETIPAATRRTGGHPAKRTFQALRVEVNKELEAIENVLPLITKRLIPGGRAVFMSYQSLEDKLVKKFFSELCQSKTPPGLPVDLPEYAAKFRLVTRGAEKATEAEIAENPRAAPVRVRAIEALNPDGSCVYDRKETKE, from the coding sequence ATGGTCGATCCCCAACAATCAACAAGTAAGTTGCAGGATGAGCTGACAGCCAACCATGGGCATGTACCAGTGCTGCGTAATCGTGTGACCGAATTGCTGGCGCCAGCGATCGCTCATGCGGGTCCGGGTGCGGTGATCATTGATGGGACTTTGGGTGCTGGTGGGCACTCTGAATTCTTTTTGGAGACTTTTCCTGATGCCTACGTGATCGGCCTGGATCGGGACGTTCACGCATTGGAGGCGGCGCGGCGTCGTCTGGAACGATTCGGGGATCGTTTCGTGGGGCTTCACACTCGGTTCGATCAATTTATTCAACCGATGGAAGAGGCTGCCGAGTCCGGGAATGTGGCGTGCAAGGCCGCTTTGGAGCAGGGTATCGCGGATGCCTTGTTTGATTTGGGCGTGTCGTCGATGCAGCTCGATCAAGTAGCCCGTGGTTTCGCATATCGCGTCGATGCGCCGCTTGACATGCGGATGAACGATACCGAAGGCATAACTGCTGCGGACATTCTTAATACCTATTCGCATGGGGATTTAGCCCGGATTTTAAAAAACTACGGTGACGAACGGTTCGCGGGAAAAATCGCCAAGGCGATCGTGAAGGAACGAGAAAAACGTAGCTTTTCGACGTCAGCGCGGTTGGTTGAGCTGTTGTACGAAACGATTCCAGCCGCGACCCGGCGTACGGGTGGGCATCCTGCTAAACGAACGTTCCAGGCGTTGCGAGTGGAAGTGAATAAGGAGCTAGAGGCCATCGAAAATGTTCTTCCGCTGATCACCAAGCGGTTGATCCCGGGTGGTCGGGCGGTATTCATGTCCTATCAATCCTTGGAAGACAAGCTGGTGAAGAAATTTTTCAGCGAGCTTTGTCAGTCAAAAACACCACCGGGCTTGCCTGTGGATCTTCCGGAATATGCGGCCAAATTCCGGTTGGTTACCCGTGGTGCAGAAAAAGCTACAGAGGCAGAAATCGCGGAAAATCCGCGGGCGGCACCGGTTCGAGTTCGTGCAATCGAAGCGTTGAACCCGGACGGAAGTTGCGTATATGACAGAAAGGAGACGAAAGAATGA
- the mraZ gene encoding division/cell wall cluster transcriptional repressor MraZ yields MFLGTYTPKLDDKGRLTLPAKFREELAGGLMVTKGQDHSLAVYPKEEFIQRARKAAEVSRTNPEARAFIRNLAASADEQRPDGQGRITLSAAHRAYAGLTKECVVIGSMDFLEIWDAESWNRYQAETEAAFAEANADVLGGLL; encoded by the coding sequence ATGTTTCTTGGTACCTACACACCGAAGCTTGACGATAAGGGCCGATTAACTCTTCCGGCGAAATTTCGAGAGGAATTAGCAGGAGGGTTGATGGTGACGAAAGGGCAGGATCACTCGTTGGCGGTTTACCCCAAAGAGGAATTCATCCAACGGGCGCGTAAGGCCGCTGAGGTTTCACGCACAAATCCCGAAGCCCGGGCGTTTATCCGAAACTTGGCGGCTAGTGCTGACGAGCAACGACCGGACGGTCAAGGGCGAATTACCCTGTCGGCGGCGCATCGTGCATATGCGGGGTTGACAAAGGAATGTGTCGTCATTGGTTCGATGGACTTCCTGGAAATCTGGGACGCCGAATCCTGGAACCGCTACCAGGCGGAGACAGAGGCAGCGTTTGCCGAAGCAAATGCTGATGTGCTGGGTGGCCTGTTGTAG
- a CDS encoding DUF3558 family protein → MTARSAHRVLIATVVCCVFLLSGCGLSTPLAQYLAVKNQPQSHQLPASSQVAEPKTLGEVLEVGTGTFDPSDPNFMVFDPCGEVTKEQYEEFGFVVSDVSRIARKDFAVCTLRPNDYSDGNVGFNIATDVVTYEHVASLGLIVDQSLVSLPDHWYQHKLSDIDDELSCTIAVPTNRGRFTITSLGSRLTFGLTPEKSCQKAVDMLQKIFALKG, encoded by the coding sequence ATGACAGCTCGTTCAGCACACCGCGTCTTAATAGCAACTGTGGTGTGCTGTGTCTTTCTGCTTTCTGGCTGCGGGCTATCTACACCTTTGGCTCAGTACTTGGCTGTTAAAAACCAGCCGCAATCCCACCAACTACCAGCGTCATCGCAGGTGGCTGAACCGAAAACGCTTGGTGAGGTGTTGGAGGTAGGTACCGGAACGTTTGACCCAAGCGACCCTAATTTCATGGTTTTTGATCCCTGCGGGGAAGTAACCAAAGAACAATATGAAGAGTTCGGTTTTGTTGTGTCAGATGTTTCTCGGATAGCCCGCAAAGATTTTGCCGTGTGTACCCTCAGACCGAACGATTATTCCGACGGCAACGTTGGATTCAATATTGCGACTGATGTTGTTACTTATGAACATGTAGCCTCATTAGGTCTTATTGTGGATCAGTCGTTGGTATCTCTGCCAGATCACTGGTATCAGCATAAACTCTCTGATATTGATGATGAACTCAGCTGTACGATAGCTGTCCCCACGAATAGAGGACGATTCACTATTACATCGCTCGGATCGCGATTGACTTTTGGTCTAACACCTGAGAAGTCCTGTCAGAAAGCAGTAGACATGTTGCAGAAAATCTTTGCTCTGAAAGGATAA